In Halanaeroarchaeum sp. HSR-CO, one DNA window encodes the following:
- a CDS encoding universal stress protein, with protein sequence MVETILVPVDDSEMSCNALDYAISECEDAEITALHVLDRKEIHTPIGIEAPTVDREDIVETYRQKARVVLEDAEETADEHGVEIETEMVEGDVTKSILSYAADNDVDHIVIGSHGRTGAGRILLGSVAESVTRRSPVPVTVVR encoded by the coding sequence ATGGTCGAAACCATTCTGGTCCCGGTCGACGATTCGGAGATGTCCTGTAACGCACTCGATTACGCTATCTCGGAGTGTGAGGACGCCGAGATCACGGCACTACACGTCCTCGATCGAAAGGAAATCCACACACCCATCGGGATCGAGGCTCCGACCGTCGACAGGGAAGATATCGTCGAAACGTACCGGCAGAAAGCCCGCGTCGTCCTCGAAGATGCCGAGGAGACGGCCGACGAACACGGGGTCGAGATCGAGACCGAGATGGTCGAAGGGGACGTCACCAAATCGATTCTCTCCTACGCAGCGGACAACGACGTCGATCACATCGTGATCGGAAGCCACGGTCGAACCGGCGCCGGCCGGATCCTCCTGGGGAGCGTCGCCGAGTCGGTCACGCGACGCTCGCCCGTCCCGGTGACGGTCGTCCGGTAA
- a CDS encoding P-loop NTPase, with amino-acid sequence MATSRVYAVASGKGGVGKTTTAVNLGAAFAEAGRTVVVVDVDLGMANMGDMLDVETASPTLHDALSGDAAIEETLQAAPGEFDAVLGSRGVEAFGRADPAGLRAVVDDLRERYDVVVLDTGAGLSYDAALPLGLADGVILVTTPDDAALHNAEMTGDIVDRIGGTVTGVVVNRMGGSTGESPSAIASRLGVSVLGSVPEDSAVAESAETGIPLTVADHTSPAAQSFREIAYGILEEPLPRDWMDDEEVGPDSASDDADGDDGDIIVADTGGTEGESDAPATGADATPPAGETETGDRPAAEPDESAVDDVIDPTDEDIIEAATGPTGETEEETAADQAAGDESNAEATTATGVEPDQTVETDDGESGGPGIADAIETAESDPETAEADALVETVDEEGAGPAATDGDETAAESRSLLSKLTGGRFG; translated from the coding sequence ATGGCTACTTCGCGTGTGTACGCAGTGGCGAGCGGCAAGGGTGGAGTGGGCAAGACCACCACTGCCGTCAACCTGGGTGCCGCCTTCGCGGAAGCGGGACGGACCGTCGTCGTCGTGGACGTCGACCTCGGGATGGCGAACATGGGGGACATGCTGGACGTCGAGACGGCGTCCCCGACCCTCCACGACGCCCTGTCCGGTGACGCCGCCATCGAGGAGACACTCCAGGCCGCGCCGGGCGAGTTCGACGCCGTCCTCGGGAGTCGTGGCGTCGAAGCCTTCGGCCGAGCCGACCCCGCCGGTCTGCGGGCGGTCGTCGACGACCTCCGCGAGCGGTACGACGTCGTCGTGCTGGACACGGGCGCCGGACTGAGCTACGACGCGGCCCTCCCGCTGGGCCTCGCGGACGGCGTGATCCTCGTCACGACTCCCGACGACGCCGCCCTGCACAACGCCGAGATGACCGGCGATATCGTCGACCGCATCGGTGGGACGGTGACGGGCGTCGTCGTCAATCGGATGGGAGGATCGACCGGCGAGTCGCCCTCGGCCATCGCGTCCCGGCTGGGAGTCTCCGTCCTGGGATCGGTCCCCGAGGACAGTGCGGTCGCCGAGAGCGCCGAGACGGGCATCCCGCTGACCGTCGCGGATCACACCAGTCCGGCGGCCCAGTCGTTCCGCGAGATCGCGTATGGCATCCTCGAGGAACCGCTCCCGAGGGACTGGATGGACGACGAGGAAGTCGGTCCGGACTCGGCGTCCGACGACGCGGATGGGGACGACGGGGACATCATCGTCGCGGATACTGGTGGTACCGAGGGCGAGTCCGACGCTCCAGCCACGGGGGCCGATGCGACTCCCCCGGCGGGCGAGACCGAAACCGGCGATCGCCCCGCGGCGGAACCGGATGAGTCGGCCGTCGACGACGTGATCGACCCGACCGACGAGGACATCATCGAGGCGGCGACCGGCCCGACGGGTGAGACCGAGGAGGAGACGGCGGCGGATCAGGCAGCGGGCGACGAATCGAACGCAGAAGCCACGACGGCGACCGGCGTCGAACCGGACCAGACTGTGGAGACCGACGACGGGGAATCCGGTGGACCGGGAATCGCGGACGCCATCGAGACTGCGGAGTCGGACCCGGAGACCGCCGAGGCCGACGCGCTCGTCGAGACCGTGGACGAAGAGGGGGCCGGCCCGGCGGCCACGGATGGAGACGAAACGGCAGCGGAGTCACGCTCGCTACTCTCGAAACTGACCGGCGGCCGGTTCGGCTGA
- a CDS encoding V-type ATP synthase subunit D, translating into MAEDVKPTRKNLMEIEDRIQLSERGHDTLEQKRDGLIMEFMDILDQAQDVREEMEADYDRAQQAIDSARAIEGDVAVRGAAAALKEHPEITVESKNIMGVVVPQIESSKVKKTLDQRGYGVLGTSAHIDEAAEAYEDLLESIVLAAEVETAMKKMLSEIETTKRRVNALEFKLLPDLYENQEYIQQKLEEQEREEIFRMKKVKAKKEREEKEEREEKAAQDAEAAASE; encoded by the coding sequence ATGGCAGAAGACGTCAAGCCGACGCGAAAGAACCTGATGGAGATCGAGGATCGCATCCAGCTCTCCGAGCGAGGCCACGACACGCTCGAACAGAAGCGTGACGGCCTCATCATGGAGTTCATGGACATTCTCGACCAGGCCCAGGACGTCCGCGAGGAGATGGAGGCCGACTACGACCGCGCCCAGCAGGCCATCGACTCCGCCCGGGCCATCGAGGGCGACGTCGCGGTCCGCGGTGCCGCCGCCGCGCTCAAAGAGCACCCGGAGATCACGGTCGAGTCGAAGAACATAATGGGCGTCGTCGTGCCCCAGATCGAGTCGAGCAAAGTCAAGAAGACCCTCGATCAGCGCGGCTACGGCGTCCTCGGAACGAGCGCCCACATCGACGAGGCGGCCGAAGCCTACGAGGACCTCCTCGAGTCCATCGTGCTCGCCGCCGAGGTGGAGACGGCGATGAAGAAGATGCTCTCGGAGATCGAGACGACCAAGCGGCGCGTCAACGCCCTGGAGTTCAAACTCCTTCCGGACCTCTACGAGAACCAGGAGTACATCCAGCAGAAACTCGAAGAACAGGAGCGCGAAGAGATCTTCCGGATGAAGAAGGTCAAGGCCAAGAAGGAACGCGAGGAGAAAGAAGAACGCGAGGAGAAGGCAGCCCAGGACGCCGAGGCCGCCGCGAGCGAGTAA
- a CDS encoding acyl-CoA dehydrogenase family protein, giving the protein MDFELSEEQVAIRDEVRRFAENEIEPVATEFDVEEKYPYDVVEKAAEMGLTGANIPMEYGGAGYSALDVAIISEELFAVDPGIALSIVAASFGADAIMGFGTEDQKERFLPPVAEGDAIMGSAISEPDTGSDVSSVSTSAEKDGDEWVLNGNKMWITNGSVGDFFVVIAETDPDVEDRYSGFSQFVVESDRDGFKADKITGKLGVRGSDTAEIILDDVRIPEENLIGSRGMGFLQLMQFFDETRTMVAAQAVGIAKGASEAALEYAQEREQFGRSISEFQAIQHKLADMYSKTEAARQLTYKSAWAVDEDRDDLTMLASMAKEYASRIAVEVANEAVQIHGGSGYVNDFPVERFYRDAKITQIYEGTSEIQKNIVARELLGKGF; this is encoded by the coding sequence ATGGACTTCGAACTCTCCGAGGAGCAGGTTGCGATTCGCGACGAAGTGCGTCGGTTCGCCGAAAACGAGATCGAACCGGTCGCCACCGAGTTCGACGTCGAGGAGAAATATCCCTACGACGTCGTCGAGAAAGCCGCCGAGATGGGCCTGACCGGCGCGAACATCCCGATGGAGTACGGGGGAGCGGGCTATTCCGCCCTCGACGTCGCCATCATCAGCGAGGAGCTGTTCGCCGTCGACCCCGGCATCGCGCTATCGATCGTCGCGGCCTCGTTCGGGGCCGATGCCATCATGGGATTTGGAACCGAGGACCAGAAAGAGCGCTTTCTGCCCCCGGTCGCCGAGGGCGACGCCATCATGGGGTCGGCTATCTCGGAGCCCGACACCGGCTCCGACGTCTCCTCCGTGTCCACCAGCGCCGAGAAGGACGGCGACGAGTGGGTCCTCAACGGGAACAAGATGTGGATCACCAACGGGTCGGTCGGCGACTTCTTCGTCGTCATCGCGGAGACCGACCCGGACGTCGAGGACCGCTACTCCGGGTTCTCCCAGTTCGTCGTCGAGTCCGACCGGGACGGCTTCAAGGCCGACAAGATTACGGGGAAGCTGGGCGTCCGCGGCAGCGACACGGCGGAGATCATCCTCGACGACGTCCGCATTCCAGAGGAGAACCTCATCGGGTCCCGCGGGATGGGCTTTCTCCAGCTCATGCAGTTCTTCGACGAGACCCGAACGATGGTGGCCGCCCAGGCCGTCGGGATCGCCAAGGGGGCTTCGGAGGCAGCCCTCGAGTACGCACAGGAACGCGAACAGTTCGGCCGGTCCATCAGCGAGTTCCAGGCCATCCAGCACAAGCTCGCGGACATGTACTCCAAGACCGAGGCCGCTCGCCAGCTGACCTACAAGTCGGCGTGGGCCGTCGACGAGGACCGCGACGACCTGACGATGCTGGCCTCGATGGCCAAGGAGTACGCATCGCGAATCGCGGTCGAGGTCGCCAACGAGGCCGTTCAGATCCACGGTGGCTCGGGCTACGTCAACGACTTCCCGGTCGAGCGGTTCTACCGCGACGCCAAGATCACCCAGATCTACGAGGGGACCTCCGAGATCCAGAAGAACATCGTCGCCCGCGAACTCCTCGGCAAAGGATTCTAA
- the argS gene encoding arginine--tRNA ligase, which produces MLLSFRQEVETVLAAALESLDLPTDDLGIEEPPEDVPAVLASSAAFRLASVVGAPPPEIAADVAAAIDASATDYVGDVSVQGPYVNFQPNRAYLADTLETAQADDYGALPSKDTSVVVEHTSANPTGPVHVGRARNPILGDAVARVMDYAGYDVDVHYYVNDAGRQMAVFTWAYETFDEADLDEPPERDRIEYDLVRYYRTGNEFLETADDDAVEAAEAEIQAIMQGLESGDEATFERVSEVVDQVLEGMTDCLSRLPAEFDEFVKETRFIRDGSTDRIAERLIDTDLAYEDEGAWHLDLSDRGFEKDLVFLRSDGTSLYTTRDLAHHEWKFEEYDRAVTVLGEDHKLQAAQLQAALDILGNDTGRLRDVIYSYVNLPEGKMSTRAGTGVDLDDLLDEAIERAREAVESRLDTRIRDDELTDADVDRIAHQVGIGAVRYDIVSKQPTKPITFDWDDALDFEGQSAPYVQYAHARSCGILAEAGSAVDGTAIDTGVLTHDAEEDLLRTLARFPWVVEESADELEPHSVATYTRDLADAFNGFYRQCPVLAEDVAEERRNARLALVVAARNAMANALDILGVAAPDSM; this is translated from the coding sequence ATGCTGCTATCCTTCCGCCAGGAGGTCGAGACGGTGCTCGCCGCCGCGCTCGAGTCCCTCGATCTCCCGACCGACGACCTGGGTATCGAGGAGCCGCCCGAGGACGTCCCGGCGGTCCTCGCATCCAGTGCCGCGTTCCGGCTCGCGTCGGTCGTCGGGGCGCCGCCCCCGGAGATCGCCGCCGACGTCGCCGCCGCGATCGACGCCTCGGCAACCGACTACGTCGGAGACGTCTCCGTGCAGGGACCGTACGTCAACTTCCAGCCGAACCGTGCGTATCTGGCCGATACCCTCGAGACAGCCCAGGCCGACGACTACGGGGCGCTCCCCTCGAAGGACACTTCGGTCGTGGTCGAACACACGAGTGCGAACCCGACCGGCCCGGTCCACGTCGGTCGGGCCCGCAACCCGATCCTGGGCGATGCCGTGGCCCGCGTGATGGACTACGCCGGCTACGACGTCGACGTCCACTATTACGTGAACGACGCGGGCCGCCAGATGGCCGTCTTCACCTGGGCCTACGAGACGTTCGACGAAGCGGACCTCGATGAACCGCCGGAACGTGACCGCATCGAGTACGACCTGGTGCGCTACTACCGGACGGGCAACGAGTTCCTGGAAACCGCCGACGATGACGCCGTCGAGGCCGCCGAAGCCGAGATACAGGCCATCATGCAGGGCCTGGAATCGGGTGACGAGGCGACCTTCGAGCGGGTCAGCGAGGTCGTCGACCAGGTCCTCGAGGGGATGACCGACTGTCTCTCGCGGCTTCCCGCCGAGTTCGACGAGTTCGTCAAGGAGACCCGGTTCATCCGCGACGGGAGCACCGACCGGATCGCCGAACGCCTGATCGACACCGACCTGGCCTACGAGGACGAGGGTGCCTGGCACCTCGACCTCTCGGATCGGGGCTTCGAGAAGGACCTCGTCTTCCTCCGCTCGGACGGGACCAGCCTCTACACGACCCGCGACCTGGCTCACCACGAGTGGAAGTTCGAGGAGTACGACAGGGCCGTGACGGTCCTGGGCGAGGACCACAAGCTCCAGGCCGCACAGCTCCAGGCCGCCCTCGATATCCTCGGCAACGACACCGGCCGCCTCCGCGACGTCATCTACTCCTACGTCAACCTCCCCGAGGGGAAGATGAGCACCCGGGCGGGGACCGGCGTGGACCTCGACGACCTCCTCGACGAGGCCATCGAACGGGCCCGCGAGGCGGTCGAGAGTCGCCTCGATACCCGCATCCGCGACGACGAACTCACGGACGCGGACGTCGACCGCATCGCCCACCAGGTGGGTATCGGCGCCGTCCGCTACGACATCGTCTCCAAACAGCCGACCAAACCGATCACCTTCGACTGGGACGACGCCCTCGACTTCGAGGGGCAGAGCGCACCCTACGTCCAGTACGCCCACGCTCGCTCCTGTGGGATCCTCGCGGAGGCCGGATCGGCGGTCGACGGGACCGCCATCGACACGGGCGTCCTGACCCACGACGCCGAGGAGGACCTCCTGCGGACGCTCGCCCGGTTCCCCTGGGTCGTCGAGGAGAGCGCCGACGAACTCGAACCACACTCGGTCGCGACCTACACCCGTGACCTGGCGGACGCGTTCAACGGCTTCTACCGGCAGTGCCCGGTCCTCGCCGAGGACGTGGCCGAAGAACGCCGTAACGCCCGGTTGGCGCTGGTCGTCGCCGCGCGCAATGCGATGGCCAACGCCCTGGACATCCTGGGCGTGGCTGCACCGGACTCGATGTAG
- the prf1 gene encoding peptide chain release factor aRF-1, which produces MSGTQAEESEDRRKYEFRKVIEDLQERRGSGTQLVTIYVPPDKQISDVVAHVTQEHSEAANIKSKDTRTNVQDALSSIKARLKYYDTPPENGMVLFSGAIDAGGGQTDMVTEVLENPPQEIQSFRYHCDSEFLTEPLEGMLTDKGLYGLIVLDRREANVGWLKGKRVDPVKSATSLVPGKQRKGGQSAQRFARLRLEAIDNFYQEVAEMANELFVAERHELDGILVGGPSPTKDEFLDGDYLHHELQDKVLGKFDVAYTDESGLYDLVDAGSAALADAELMQDKDDMETFFKELHGGDLATYGFEPTRRNLVMGSVETLLISEDLRQDVVTYECPNGHEERELVDSRHSTPEYECEECGESAAEADREDAIEHLMNIADDRGTETHFISTDFEKGEQLLTAFGGVAGILRYSTGV; this is translated from the coding sequence ATGAGCGGCACGCAGGCGGAGGAGTCCGAAGACCGACGGAAATACGAGTTTCGGAAGGTCATCGAGGACCTCCAGGAGCGCCGGGGCAGCGGCACCCAGCTCGTCACCATCTACGTCCCCCCGGACAAGCAGATTTCGGACGTCGTCGCCCACGTCACCCAGGAGCACAGCGAGGCGGCCAACATCAAGTCCAAGGACACCCGGACGAACGTCCAGGACGCCCTCTCGTCTATCAAGGCCCGACTGAAGTACTACGACACCCCGCCGGAGAACGGCATGGTGCTGTTCTCGGGCGCGATCGACGCCGGCGGCGGGCAGACGGACATGGTCACCGAGGTGCTGGAGAACCCGCCCCAGGAGATCCAGTCGTTTCGGTACCACTGCGATTCGGAGTTCCTGACCGAGCCACTCGAGGGGATGCTCACGGACAAGGGCCTCTACGGCCTCATCGTCCTCGACAGACGCGAGGCGAACGTCGGCTGGCTCAAAGGCAAGCGCGTCGACCCGGTGAAATCGGCCACCTCGCTGGTCCCCGGCAAGCAGCGGAAAGGTGGCCAGTCAGCCCAGCGGTTCGCCCGCCTCCGGCTGGAGGCCATCGACAACTTCTACCAGGAGGTCGCGGAGATGGCCAACGAACTGTTCGTCGCCGAACGCCACGAACTCGACGGCATCCTGGTCGGCGGTCCCTCGCCGACGAAAGACGAGTTCCTCGACGGCGACTACCTCCACCACGAGCTCCAGGACAAGGTCCTCGGGAAGTTCGACGTGGCCTACACCGACGAATCCGGGCTTTACGACCTCGTCGACGCCGGCAGCGCCGCCCTCGCGGACGCGGAGCTCATGCAAGACAAAGACGACATGGAGACCTTCTTCAAGGAGCTCCACGGCGGCGACCTCGCCACCTACGGGTTCGAGCCGACCCGTCGCAACCTGGTGATGGGCTCGGTGGAGACGTTGCTCATCAGCGAGGACCTCCGCCAGGACGTCGTCACCTACGAGTGCCCCAACGGCCACGAGGAACGCGAACTCGTGGATTCGAGACACTCGACACCCGAGTACGAATGCGAGGAGTGCGGCGAATCCGCGGCGGAGGCCGACCGCGAGGACGCCATCGAGCACCTCATGAACATCGCCGACGACCGGGGAACCGAGACCCACTTCATCTCGACGGACTTCGAGAAGGGCGAGCAGTTGCTCACCGCCTTCGGCGGCGTCGCCGGCATCCTCCGATACTCGACAGGCGTCTAA
- a CDS encoding DUF6276 family protein produces the protein MRCPNCDATTVAFAIPEAVQDAMPEARPAGALCTHCLTVTPLDDPPSEAPDWSAVHEAFPTGEAGATMATLLALVDSLALYRAEIDAVARHAESLGVDVMLVLDRLARDDAIDPHFDIDRRRAQLEQLLA, from the coding sequence ATGCGTTGTCCGAACTGTGACGCCACGACCGTCGCGTTCGCCATCCCCGAGGCCGTCCAGGACGCGATGCCGGAAGCCCGTCCGGCTGGCGCGCTCTGTACACACTGTCTCACCGTCACGCCACTCGACGACCCGCCCAGCGAGGCGCCCGACTGGTCGGCCGTCCACGAGGCCTTCCCCACCGGGGAGGCCGGTGCGACCATGGCCACGCTCCTGGCGCTCGTGGATTCGCTCGCCCTCTACCGGGCGGAGATAGACGCGGTGGCTCGCCACGCTGAGTCCCTCGGCGTCGACGTCATGCTGGTTCTGGACCGACTGGCCCGCGACGACGCCATCGACCCGCACTTCGACATCGACCGACGGCGGGCACAGCTCGAGCAGCTACTGGCCTAG